In a single window of the Etheostoma spectabile isolate EspeVRDwgs_2016 chromosome 3, UIUC_Espe_1.0, whole genome shotgun sequence genome:
- the septin4b gene encoding septin 4b isoform X4 — MEGGECTVAPVAMEESDHEAHSSSDEQDSCPASPNHSRDHDKEQHSSHSDDSEVENIMQDPHHQGGHGHRHHDHKHLHHHHGHEPHDADREAEGEDRPHTPSYLRPPVAGRAQSDSGSDPSLLQSRSVEFDLPCPISPTRPKSPWGRFDPYSNNEDQDKEYVGFATLPNQVHRKSVKKGFDFTLMVAGESGLGKSTLVNSLFLTDLYKDRKLLNAEERITQTVEITKHTVDIEEKGVKLKLTIVDTPGFGDAVNNTECWKSVADYIDQQFEQYFRDESGLNRKNIQDNRVHCCLYFISPFGHGLRPLDVEFMKALHEKVNIVPILAKADTLTPSEVKKKKIKIREEIEQYGIKIYQFPDCDSDEDEDFKQQDLQLKESIPFAVIGSNTVVEAKGKRVRGRLYPWGIVEVENSAHCDFVKLRNMLVRTHMQDLKDVTRETHYENYRAHCIQSMTRMVVKERNRNKLTRESGTDFPIPVGPGVADSDTEKLIREKDEEVRRAHHQPDSHHQHEHESEHNSAPHEHSDSQPTTETRSDQRELPDEAL, encoded by the exons CATTCAAGCCATTCAGACGACTCAGAGGTGGAGAACATTATGCAAGACCCTCACCACCAAGGAGGGCACGGCCACCGCCACCATGACCATAAGCACCTCCACCACCATCATGGCCATGAGCCTCATGATGCAGACAGGGAAGCTGAGGGCGAAGACCGCCCCCACACCCCGTCATATTTGCGCCCCCCTGTTGCAGGCAGGGCGCAGTCGGATTCAGGTTCAGACCCCAGTTTACTGCAGAGCCGAAGTGTGGAGTTTGACTTGCCATGTCCCATCAGTCCCACCAGGCCCAAGAGTCCCTGGGGTCGATTTGATCCGTACAGCAATAATGAG gaCCAGGACAAGGAATATGTGGGTTTTGCAACGTTGCCAAACCAGGTGCACCGCAAGTCAGTGAAGAAGGGATTTGACTTCACGCTCATGGTGGCAG GGGAGTCTGGCCTGGGAAAGTCCACCCTGGTCAACAGTCTCTTTCTCACAGATCTTTACAAAGATAGAAAGCTGCTTAATGCTGAAG AGCGAATCACACAAACGGTAGAAATCACCAAACACACAGTGGATATAGAAGAGAAAGGTGTCAAACTGAAGCTCACCATCGTGGACACCCCTGGGTTTGGGGATGCTGTAAACAACACTGAATG CTGGAAGTCAGTGGCTGACTACATCGACCAGCAGTTTGAGCAGTACTTCAGGGACGAAAGTGGCCTCAACCGCAAGAACATCCAGGACAACCGTGTACACTGCTGCCTCTATTTCATCTCACCCTTTGGTCATGG CCTCCGGCCTTTGGATGTGGAATTTATGAAAGCTCTGCATGAGAAGGTGAACATTGTCCCCATTTTGGCCAAAGCAGACACACTCACCCCTAGTGAggtcaagaagaagaaaattaaG ATCAGAGAGGAGATTGAGCAGTATGGTATCAAAATTTACCAGTTCCCTGACTGTGACTCCGACGAAGATGAGGACTTTAAGCAGCAGGACCTTCAGCTGAAG GAAAGCATTCCCTTTGCAGTGATTGGCAGCAACACGGTGGTGGAGGCCAAAGGGAAGAGGGTGCGAGGCCGTCTCTATCCCTGGGGCATCGTAGAGG TGGAAAACTCGGCACACTGTGACTTTGTGAAGCTGAGGAACATGCTTGTTCGCACACATATGCAAGATCTGAAGGACGTGACCCGGGAGACTCACTACGAGAACTACAGAGCCCATTGCATCCAGAGCATGACACGCATGGTTGTGAAGGAACGCAACCGCAA TAAACTAACCAGAGAGAGCGGCACAGACTTCCCCATCCCCGTGGGGCCCGGAGTGGCGGACAGCGATACAGAAAAGCTCATCCGAGAGAAGGATGAGGAGGTACGGCGCGCCCACCATCAACCGGACTCGCACCACCAACATGAGCACGAGTCTGAACACAATTCTGCTCCCCATGAGCACTCAGACTCTCAGCCCACCACAGAGACACGCTCAGATCAGAGAGAGCTTCCTGATGAAGCCCTCTGA
- the septin4b gene encoding septin 4b isoform X7, whose protein sequence is MEHSSSNNRFRSTIFNHDDEHSSHSDDSEVENIMQDPHHQGGHGHRHHDHKHLHHHHGHEPHDADREAEGEDRPHTPSYLRPPVAGRAQSDSGSDPSLLQSRSVEFDLPCPISPTRPKSPWGRFDPYSNNEDQDKEYVGFATLPNQVHRKSVKKGFDFTLMVAGESGLGKSTLVNSLFLTDLYKDRKLLNAEERITQTVEITKHTVDIEEKGVKLKLTIVDTPGFGDAVNNTECWKSVADYIDQQFEQYFRDESGLNRKNIQDNRVHCCLYFISPFGHGLRPLDVEFMKALHEKVNIVPILAKADTLTPSEVKKKKIKIREEIEQYGIKIYQFPDCDSDEDEDFKQQDLQLKESIPFAVIGSNTVVEAKGKRVRGRLYPWGIVEVENSAHCDFVKLRNMLVRTHMQDLKDVTRETHYENYRAHCIQSMTRMVVKERNRNKLTRESGTDFPIPVGPGVADSDTEKLIREKDEEVRRAHHQPDSHHQHEHESEHNSAPHEHSDSQPTTETRSDQRELPDEAL, encoded by the exons CATTCAAGCCATTCAGACGACTCAGAGGTGGAGAACATTATGCAAGACCCTCACCACCAAGGAGGGCACGGCCACCGCCACCATGACCATAAGCACCTCCACCACCATCATGGCCATGAGCCTCATGATGCAGACAGGGAAGCTGAGGGCGAAGACCGCCCCCACACCCCGTCATATTTGCGCCCCCCTGTTGCAGGCAGGGCGCAGTCGGATTCAGGTTCAGACCCCAGTTTACTGCAGAGCCGAAGTGTGGAGTTTGACTTGCCATGTCCCATCAGTCCCACCAGGCCCAAGAGTCCCTGGGGTCGATTTGATCCGTACAGCAATAATGAG gaCCAGGACAAGGAATATGTGGGTTTTGCAACGTTGCCAAACCAGGTGCACCGCAAGTCAGTGAAGAAGGGATTTGACTTCACGCTCATGGTGGCAG GGGAGTCTGGCCTGGGAAAGTCCACCCTGGTCAACAGTCTCTTTCTCACAGATCTTTACAAAGATAGAAAGCTGCTTAATGCTGAAG AGCGAATCACACAAACGGTAGAAATCACCAAACACACAGTGGATATAGAAGAGAAAGGTGTCAAACTGAAGCTCACCATCGTGGACACCCCTGGGTTTGGGGATGCTGTAAACAACACTGAATG CTGGAAGTCAGTGGCTGACTACATCGACCAGCAGTTTGAGCAGTACTTCAGGGACGAAAGTGGCCTCAACCGCAAGAACATCCAGGACAACCGTGTACACTGCTGCCTCTATTTCATCTCACCCTTTGGTCATGG CCTCCGGCCTTTGGATGTGGAATTTATGAAAGCTCTGCATGAGAAGGTGAACATTGTCCCCATTTTGGCCAAAGCAGACACACTCACCCCTAGTGAggtcaagaagaagaaaattaaG ATCAGAGAGGAGATTGAGCAGTATGGTATCAAAATTTACCAGTTCCCTGACTGTGACTCCGACGAAGATGAGGACTTTAAGCAGCAGGACCTTCAGCTGAAG GAAAGCATTCCCTTTGCAGTGATTGGCAGCAACACGGTGGTGGAGGCCAAAGGGAAGAGGGTGCGAGGCCGTCTCTATCCCTGGGGCATCGTAGAGG TGGAAAACTCGGCACACTGTGACTTTGTGAAGCTGAGGAACATGCTTGTTCGCACACATATGCAAGATCTGAAGGACGTGACCCGGGAGACTCACTACGAGAACTACAGAGCCCATTGCATCCAGAGCATGACACGCATGGTTGTGAAGGAACGCAACCGCAA TAAACTAACCAGAGAGAGCGGCACAGACTTCCCCATCCCCGTGGGGCCCGGAGTGGCGGACAGCGATACAGAAAAGCTCATCCGAGAGAAGGATGAGGAGGTACGGCGCGCCCACCATCAACCGGACTCGCACCACCAACATGAGCACGAGTCTGAACACAATTCTGCTCCCCATGAGCACTCAGACTCTCAGCCCACCACAGAGACACGCTCAGATCAGAGAGAGCTTCCTGATGAAGCCCTCTGA
- the septin4b gene encoding septin 4b isoform X6 yields the protein MEESDHEAHSSSDEQDSCPASPNHSRDHDKEQHSSHSDDSEVENIMQDPHHQGGHGHRHHDHKHLHHHHGHEPHDADREAEGEDRPHTPSYLRPPVAGRAQSDSGSDPSLLQSRSVEFDLPCPISPTRPKSPWGRFDPYSNNEDQDKEYVGFATLPNQVHRKSVKKGFDFTLMVAGESGLGKSTLVNSLFLTDLYKDRKLLNAEERITQTVEITKHTVDIEEKGVKLKLTIVDTPGFGDAVNNTECWKSVADYIDQQFEQYFRDESGLNRKNIQDNRVHCCLYFISPFGHGLRPLDVEFMKALHEKVNIVPILAKADTLTPSEVKKKKIKIREEIEQYGIKIYQFPDCDSDEDEDFKQQDLQLKESIPFAVIGSNTVVEAKGKRVRGRLYPWGIVEVENSAHCDFVKLRNMLVRTHMQDLKDVTRETHYENYRAHCIQSMTRMVVKERNRNKLTRESGTDFPIPVGPGVADSDTEKLIREKDEEVRRAHHQPDSHHQHEHESEHNSAPHEHSDSQPTTETRSDQRELPDEAL from the exons CATTCAAGCCATTCAGACGACTCAGAGGTGGAGAACATTATGCAAGACCCTCACCACCAAGGAGGGCACGGCCACCGCCACCATGACCATAAGCACCTCCACCACCATCATGGCCATGAGCCTCATGATGCAGACAGGGAAGCTGAGGGCGAAGACCGCCCCCACACCCCGTCATATTTGCGCCCCCCTGTTGCAGGCAGGGCGCAGTCGGATTCAGGTTCAGACCCCAGTTTACTGCAGAGCCGAAGTGTGGAGTTTGACTTGCCATGTCCCATCAGTCCCACCAGGCCCAAGAGTCCCTGGGGTCGATTTGATCCGTACAGCAATAATGAG gaCCAGGACAAGGAATATGTGGGTTTTGCAACGTTGCCAAACCAGGTGCACCGCAAGTCAGTGAAGAAGGGATTTGACTTCACGCTCATGGTGGCAG GGGAGTCTGGCCTGGGAAAGTCCACCCTGGTCAACAGTCTCTTTCTCACAGATCTTTACAAAGATAGAAAGCTGCTTAATGCTGAAG AGCGAATCACACAAACGGTAGAAATCACCAAACACACAGTGGATATAGAAGAGAAAGGTGTCAAACTGAAGCTCACCATCGTGGACACCCCTGGGTTTGGGGATGCTGTAAACAACACTGAATG CTGGAAGTCAGTGGCTGACTACATCGACCAGCAGTTTGAGCAGTACTTCAGGGACGAAAGTGGCCTCAACCGCAAGAACATCCAGGACAACCGTGTACACTGCTGCCTCTATTTCATCTCACCCTTTGGTCATGG CCTCCGGCCTTTGGATGTGGAATTTATGAAAGCTCTGCATGAGAAGGTGAACATTGTCCCCATTTTGGCCAAAGCAGACACACTCACCCCTAGTGAggtcaagaagaagaaaattaaG ATCAGAGAGGAGATTGAGCAGTATGGTATCAAAATTTACCAGTTCCCTGACTGTGACTCCGACGAAGATGAGGACTTTAAGCAGCAGGACCTTCAGCTGAAG GAAAGCATTCCCTTTGCAGTGATTGGCAGCAACACGGTGGTGGAGGCCAAAGGGAAGAGGGTGCGAGGCCGTCTCTATCCCTGGGGCATCGTAGAGG TGGAAAACTCGGCACACTGTGACTTTGTGAAGCTGAGGAACATGCTTGTTCGCACACATATGCAAGATCTGAAGGACGTGACCCGGGAGACTCACTACGAGAACTACAGAGCCCATTGCATCCAGAGCATGACACGCATGGTTGTGAAGGAACGCAACCGCAA TAAACTAACCAGAGAGAGCGGCACAGACTTCCCCATCCCCGTGGGGCCCGGAGTGGCGGACAGCGATACAGAAAAGCTCATCCGAGAGAAGGATGAGGAGGTACGGCGCGCCCACCATCAACCGGACTCGCACCACCAACATGAGCACGAGTCTGAACACAATTCTGCTCCCCATGAGCACTCAGACTCTCAGCCCACCACAGAGACACGCTCAGATCAGAGAGAGCTTCCTGATGAAGCCCTCTGA
- the septin4b gene encoding septin 4b isoform X8 produces the protein MEHSSSNNRFRSTIFNHDDEDQDKEYVGFATLPNQVHRKSVKKGFDFTLMVAGESGLGKSTLVNSLFLTDLYKDRKLLNAEERITQTVEITKHTVDIEEKGVKLKLTIVDTPGFGDAVNNTECWKSVADYIDQQFEQYFRDESGLNRKNIQDNRVHCCLYFISPFGHGLRPLDVEFMKALHEKVNIVPILAKADTLTPSEVKKKKIKIREEIEQYGIKIYQFPDCDSDEDEDFKQQDLQLKESIPFAVIGSNTVVEAKGKRVRGRLYPWGIVEVENSAHCDFVKLRNMLVRTHMQDLKDVTRETHYENYRAHCIQSMTRMVVKERNRNKLTRESGTDFPIPVGPGVADSDTEKLIREKDEEVRRAHHQPDSHHQHEHESEHNSAPHEHSDSQPTTETRSDQRELPDEAL, from the exons gaCCAGGACAAGGAATATGTGGGTTTTGCAACGTTGCCAAACCAGGTGCACCGCAAGTCAGTGAAGAAGGGATTTGACTTCACGCTCATGGTGGCAG GGGAGTCTGGCCTGGGAAAGTCCACCCTGGTCAACAGTCTCTTTCTCACAGATCTTTACAAAGATAGAAAGCTGCTTAATGCTGAAG AGCGAATCACACAAACGGTAGAAATCACCAAACACACAGTGGATATAGAAGAGAAAGGTGTCAAACTGAAGCTCACCATCGTGGACACCCCTGGGTTTGGGGATGCTGTAAACAACACTGAATG CTGGAAGTCAGTGGCTGACTACATCGACCAGCAGTTTGAGCAGTACTTCAGGGACGAAAGTGGCCTCAACCGCAAGAACATCCAGGACAACCGTGTACACTGCTGCCTCTATTTCATCTCACCCTTTGGTCATGG CCTCCGGCCTTTGGATGTGGAATTTATGAAAGCTCTGCATGAGAAGGTGAACATTGTCCCCATTTTGGCCAAAGCAGACACACTCACCCCTAGTGAggtcaagaagaagaaaattaaG ATCAGAGAGGAGATTGAGCAGTATGGTATCAAAATTTACCAGTTCCCTGACTGTGACTCCGACGAAGATGAGGACTTTAAGCAGCAGGACCTTCAGCTGAAG GAAAGCATTCCCTTTGCAGTGATTGGCAGCAACACGGTGGTGGAGGCCAAAGGGAAGAGGGTGCGAGGCCGTCTCTATCCCTGGGGCATCGTAGAGG TGGAAAACTCGGCACACTGTGACTTTGTGAAGCTGAGGAACATGCTTGTTCGCACACATATGCAAGATCTGAAGGACGTGACCCGGGAGACTCACTACGAGAACTACAGAGCCCATTGCATCCAGAGCATGACACGCATGGTTGTGAAGGAACGCAACCGCAA TAAACTAACCAGAGAGAGCGGCACAGACTTCCCCATCCCCGTGGGGCCCGGAGTGGCGGACAGCGATACAGAAAAGCTCATCCGAGAGAAGGATGAGGAGGTACGGCGCGCCCACCATCAACCGGACTCGCACCACCAACATGAGCACGAGTCTGAACACAATTCTGCTCCCCATGAGCACTCAGACTCTCAGCCCACCACAGAGACACGCTCAGATCAGAGAGAGCTTCCTGATGAAGCCCTCTGA